In Ictalurus punctatus breed USDA103 chromosome 3, Coco_2.0, whole genome shotgun sequence, the following are encoded in one genomic region:
- the LOC128632709 gene encoding LOW QUALITY PROTEIN: uncharacterized protein LOC128632709 (The sequence of the model RefSeq protein was modified relative to this genomic sequence to represent the inferred CDS: deleted 2 bases in 1 codon; substituted 1 base at 1 genomic stop codon), which produces MDPTLQHLLETSLQQHAVTQQLAESLQVATQTLIAMRTETPAASMPLPDATSEIRRLLPPLGPEEDLEAYFETFESIARREGWDRDDWPRALCPLLTGEARTAYYALEPEEATDYLAMKEGVLAWCGRTPGQAATEFHRWVYRSGARPRCQMNALLRITKRWLRPDRHTASEVAEKVAVDRFLRALPRAERQAVGAHAPTTPQELLTALERTLATLELDSGEQQHLDRHLGAQGPRSDRQTRPRIWRNPQRAPTCEHPRDEPMPTEPEREAARLLTKPWLAGCALHQQQPLEAPSVTVWVEGRPVTALLDTGSTVTLAQPSILPEGRRPSGTLTVTCVHGDTREVPSAEVQIRSEAGTWPLQVGIIPELPVPLLLGRDWPGFRVVPRAESQRPRRRGKGIPTWPAYLAQDDGEATSEGKTPQTTNPLSSVFPQVNREGKFGREQKEDDRLKHCWAQVRVIEGVDQSPDLRLPTSYFLVRGGLLYQRACRRGEQVDLLVVPRAKTAVLLHLAHTHPLGGHLGARNTLEKLRDRFVWPGMDAEVRAFCQQCPQCQRTAPRRPPPAPLIPLPIIGVPFERVGMDLVGPLPKSARGHEYILVLVDYATRYPEAVPLRKATSQNIARELVLLFSRVGIPKDVLTDQGTPFVSKLMADLCRMLQVKHLRTSVYHPQTDGLVERFNQTLKRMLRRVVDEEGRNWDLLLPYVLFAVRECPQASTGFTPFELLFGRRPRGLLDVARKAWEEQPSPFRSVVEYVQDMQARIDRVGPIIREHMLAAQEEQKKVYNRPAQPRESQPGDRVLLLVPSSACKFLARWQGPYTVLERRGPVNYRLQQPGKPKDGKLYHVNLLKKWVEPTPVMSAFAAQDSDRGKGTLVGFGEDLTPTQRQELTELIDQFADVFSAAPGMTQLVQHEIKTPPGVVVRQRPYRVPEARRQAIEEEVSRMLRDHIIEESSSPWSSPIVVVPKPDGSMRLCNDFRRLNQVSEFDSYPLPRVDDLIERLGRARFISTLDLTKGYWQVALAPEARPKTAFSTATGHWQYRVLPFGLHGAPATFQRLMDILLRPHRQFAAAYLDDVVIHSSTCSTSGRSXNLREAGLTANPKKCHLGLTEAQYLGYRIGRGMLKPQQKKIEAVKDYPRPTSKKQVRAFLGLAGYYRRFVPNFSAVASPLSDLTKKGQPDQVRWTADAERAFQALKEALTSAPILRNPDFDLPFTVHTDASETGLGAVLSQTFDGEEHPVLYISRKLSPAERKYAAVEREALAIKWAIEELRYYLAGRHFILITDHAPLQWMAKAKDTNARVTRWFLALQDFSFQVKHRAGAQHGNADGLSRRDALWAHHRAAVGSELGGVLSRRAEIRRTQEGKRSFSDCRTGTTWAASCRTFHQPEGPPRQGGTDATPASDWRIQRGSPTTHATTEEDKRARFRPGSGR; this is translated from the exons ATGGACCCCACCCTGCAACACCTGCTGGagaccagcctccagcagcacgccgtgacacagcagctcgccgaaagccttcaggtcgccacacagacactgatcgccATGAGGACTGAGACCCCCGCCGCCTCCATGCCTCTCCCCGACGCAACCAGCGAGATCCGCCGCCTACTACCCCCCCTTGGCCCCGAAGAGGACCTTGAGGCGTACTTCGAGACCTTCGAGAGTATCGCCCGCCGGGAGGGGTGGGACCGTGACGACTGGCCCCGTGCCCTTTGTCCcctgctcacgggagaggcccgaacagcctactatgccctcgagccggaggaggctacggactacctggcgatgaaggagggagtcctggcgtGGTGTGGCCGAACCCCTGGCCAGGCAGCTACTGAATTCCATCGTTGGGTTTATCGATCAGGTGCTCGACCACGTTGCCAGATGAACGCCCTCCTCCGGATCACCAAACGATGGCTCCGACCGGACCGGCATACCGCCTCGGAGGTGGCGGAGAAGGTGGCGGTCGACCGTTTCCTGAGAGCGCTACcccgggcagagagacaggccgtGGGGGCCCACGCCCCAACTACGCCCCAGGAACTCCTGACTGCCCTGGAGCGAaccttggccaccctggagctcgactccggggagcagcagcacctcgatcggcacctcggtgcccagggcccccggtctgaccgccagacccggccccgcatctggaggaacccccagagggcgcccacttgtgaacacccccgagacgagcccatgcctacagagccggagagggaagccgcccggctgcttacaaaaccatggctggcaggctgcgccctccatcagcagcaacCTCTGGAGGCGCCCTCcgtgacggtgtgggtcgaagggagaccggtaaccgccctactggacaccgggagcacggtgacccttgcccaaccctccatcctgcctgagGGGCGCCGCCCAAGCGGGACGCTTACCGTGACatgcgtccatggggacacccgggaggtcccctcagctgaggtccagatccggaGCGAAGCCGGCACCTGGCCCCTCCAGGTCGGAATCATCCCCGAACTCCCCGTGCCCCTCCTCCTGGGACgagactggccaggattccGGGTGGTACCGAGAGCCGAGTCCCAGAGACCGCGGCGGCGGGGGAAGGGGATCCCAACCTGGccggcctacctggcccaggacgacggagAGGCCACCTCAGAAGGTAAGACCCCCCAAACTACTAACCCTCTGTCATCTGTCTTTCCCCAGGTAAACCGGGAGGGAAAGTTCGgccgggagcagaaggaggacgaccgactgaagcactgctgggcccaggtacgggtgatagagggggtcgaccagagcccagacctgaggcTCCCCACATCGTACTTCCTCGTCCGAGGGGGGCTCCTGTACCAACGGGCCTGccgccgcggggagcaggtggacctactggtggtgccCCGAGCCAAGACAGCCGTCTTATTACACCtagcccacacccatcccctcggcggccacctgggggcccgaaataccctggagaaactgcgggaccgcttcgtgtggcccgggatggacgcggaGGTCCGGGCCTTTTGCCAACAGTGCCCGCAGTGCCAACGCACGGCCCCGCGGAGGCCCCCGCCGGCGCCCCTGATACCCCTGCCCATCATCGGCGTCCCGTTtgagcgagtgggcatggatctcgtggggcccctacccaagtctgcccggggccatgaatacatcctggtcctggtcgactacgccactcggtaccctgaggcggtgccgctccgcaaggccacctcgcaaaacatcgccagggagctggtactcctcttcagtcgagtggggatccccaaggacgtgttgaccgaccaaggtacgccttttgtctcgaagctaatggcggatttgtgtcgtatgttacaggtgaagcacctccggacgtccgtctaccacccccaaaccGACGGACTTGTTGAGAGGTTCAATCAGACCCTCAAGcggatgctgcgccgggtggtggacgaggaggggaggaactgggacctcctcctcccctatgTACTCTTCGCCGTtcgggagtgcccccaggcgtccacgggcttcacgccCTTCGAGCTCCTGTTCGGGCGGCGGCCGCGGGGATTGTTGGATGTGGCCCGCAaagcctgggaggagcaaccatccccCTTCCGCTCCGTCGTCGAGTACGTGCAGGACATGCAAGCAaggattgacagggtgggccccatcatccgggagcacatgctggcggcgcaggaggagcagaagaaggtatACAACCGCCCCGCCCAGCCCCGGGAATCCCAGCCGGGGgaccgggtcctcctgttagtgcccagcagcgcctgcaagttcctcgcccggtggcaaggtccatacactgtcctcgagcgccggggcccAGTCAACTACCGCCTACAGCAGCCCGGTAAGCCGAAGGACGGGAAGCTATACCatgtaaacctgctgaaaaagtgggTGGAACCAACCCCGGTGATGTCGGCGTTCGCAGCTCAGGACTCGGACCGgggcaagggtaccttggtcggcttcggggaggacctcacccccacccaaagacaggagcttaccGAGCTGATCGACCAGTTTGCAGATGTGTTTTCGGCTGCCCCGGGAATGACtcagctggtccagcatgaaatcaagactcctcccggtgtagtggtgagacaaaggccataccgtgtccccgaggcccggcgccaggccatcgaggaggaagtcagtcgcatgctgcgggaccacatcatcgaggagtccagcagcccctggtccagccccatcgtcgtcgtgccgaAGCCGGATGGAAGCATGAGGCTATGCAATGACTTCCGGAGGCTGAACCAGGTGTCGGAGTTTGAtagctaccccctccccagagtggacgacctgatcgagaggctggggagagcccgattcatatcgaccctggacctcaccaaaggctattggcaagtggcgctcgcaccggaggcaaggcctaagacagcctttagcacggccaccggccactggcagtaccgggttctcccctttgggctgcacggggcgcctgccacgttccagcggctaatggacatcctcctgcgacCCCACCGACAGTTTGCCgcggcctacctggacgacgtggtcatacactcctccacctgttccacctcagggagatcctgaaa cctccgggaggccggcctgacggcgaacccaaagaaatgccacctagggctgacggaagcccagtacctgggataccgcatcggacgggggatgctgaagccccaacaaaaaaagatcgaggctgtgaaggactaCCCACGTCCGACGtcgaaaaaacaggtacgtgccttcttgggattggcgggctactaccgcaggttcgtgcctaacttttctgctgtagcctctcccctctcagaccttacaaagaagggccagccagaccaggtgaggtggacagccgatgcagaaagggccttccaggccctaaaagaggccctcaccagcgcgccgatactccgcaacccggactttgacctcccgttcactgtacatactgatgcttccgagaccgggctgggcgccgtcctctcccagaccttcgacggggaagaacacccagtcctctacatcagccggaagctgtccccggccgagaggaagtatgcggcggtcgagcgggaggcactagcaataaaatgggccatcgaggagctgcgatACTATCTGGCGGGCAGGCACTTCATCCTCATAACAgaccacgcccccctgcagtggatggccaaggcgaaggacaccaacgcccgggtaacccgctggttcctcgccttacaagacttctcctttcaggttaagcaccgggcaggggcccagcatggtaacgcggatgggctctcacgacgagacgccctctgggcccaccaccgagcggcagtaggctcggagctggggggggtactgtcgcgacgggcagagatccggcgcacacaagagggaaaacgctccttctccgactgccgcaccggcacgacgtgggcagcttcctgccgaacattccaccagccggaaggaccgccgcggcagggcgggactgacgcgactccggccagcgattggcggatccaacggggaagtcccaccactcacgcgacgacggaggaggataaaagggcgcgcttccggccgggaagcgGAAGATAA